A section of the Neorhizobium galegae bv. orientalis str. HAMBI 540 genome encodes:
- a CDS encoding tetratricopeptide repeat protein codes for MTASAAVTLRKTRLAQTAAFALLTALSVTGCATNRDVATTGSIPRASAASMDGMNADALAGTEKSVGESYARDPKNKEIGLRYATVLGMTGKSAQALAVMQQVAIAHPADRDVLAAYGKAQAGAGQLEQALATINRAQTPDHPDWRLYSAEGAVLDQLGRSAEARQKYRMALDTQPNEPSVMSNLGMSYVLSGDLKTAETYMRNAAGQPAADSRVRQNLALVVGLQGRFSEAEQIARRELSQQQADANVTYLRSMLSQQNAWAKLSDKDGKGKPNTN; via the coding sequence ATGACCGCTTCCGCAGCCGTGACGCTTCGCAAGACCCGCCTCGCCCAGACCGCCGCCTTCGCCCTTCTCACCGCTCTTTCGGTCACCGGCTGTGCGACGAACCGGGACGTGGCGACGACGGGCTCGATCCCGAGGGCCTCGGCCGCCTCCATGGACGGCATGAATGCGGACGCGCTTGCAGGCACCGAGAAGTCGGTTGGCGAGAGTTATGCCCGTGATCCGAAGAACAAGGAAATCGGGCTGCGCTACGCGACAGTGCTCGGCATGACGGGTAAGAGCGCGCAGGCGCTTGCGGTGATGCAGCAGGTGGCGATTGCCCACCCGGCCGACCGCGACGTGCTGGCGGCCTATGGCAAGGCTCAGGCCGGTGCCGGCCAGCTCGAACAGGCACTCGCGACCATCAACCGCGCGCAGACCCCCGATCATCCGGACTGGCGGCTCTATTCCGCCGAAGGTGCCGTGCTCGACCAACTCGGACGCTCGGCGGAAGCCCGCCAGAAATACCGCATGGCGCTCGATACCCAGCCGAACGAGCCGAGCGTGATGTCCAATCTCGGAATGTCCTACGTGCTTTCCGGCGACCTGAAGACCGCGGAAACCTACATGCGCAATGCCGCCGGCCAGCCGGCCGCCGACAGCCGCGTCCGCCAGAACCTGGCGCTGGTGGTCGGCCTGCAGGGCCGCTTTTCGGAAGCAGAACAGATCGCCCGCCGCGAACTCTCGCAGCAGCAGGCCGATGCCAACGTCACCTATCTGCGCTCGATGCTATCCCAGCAGAACGCCTGGGCGAAGCTCTCCGACAAGGATGGCAAGGGCAAGCCCAACACGAACTGA
- a CDS encoding MarR family transcriptional regulator, translating into MPVELTATEALGLWHRVSLEQVRHDGRDLTLRQMSILLHIYLVPPPHTVRALAATLGVTKPVITRALDTMGEMGLVDRQRDERDRRNVVIKRTVAGALYLEKLGDLIIREGRQ; encoded by the coding sequence ATGCCGGTTGAACTGACCGCCACGGAAGCGCTGGGCCTCTGGCACCGGGTATCGCTGGAGCAGGTGCGCCACGACGGCCGCGATCTGACATTGCGCCAGATGTCCATTCTGCTGCATATTTACCTCGTGCCGCCGCCGCACACGGTGCGCGCGCTGGCGGCGACGCTTGGCGTCACCAAGCCGGTCATCACCCGCGCGCTCGACACGATGGGCGAGATGGGTCTGGTGGACCGCCAGCGCGACGAGCGGGACCGCCGCAACGTGGTGATCAAGCGCACGGTGGCGGGTGCGCTCTATCTGGAAAAGCTGGGCGACCTGATCATTCGGGAAGGCCGCCAGTGA